The Lycium barbarum isolate Lr01 chromosome 4, ASM1917538v2, whole genome shotgun sequence nucleotide sequence ATTGAACGAGGTTATCACTTTGGGAGAATCATCCGTTTTCTTGGGCCGCAGTGGATCAATGTCTATCGACTCCTCTAGGTTTACTGGAGTCAAGCCTAATCGTATATATTTTATTGATGATATGATGGATCAATACAGGTTCTGTGAAGGTGGCGGTGGTGGAAGAGATATGGGGGCTTACAATCTTGAAGATGGAAGCTTTGAATCTTTTTATCCTGGATTGTCACTGAGTCCTATTTGCCGGCCAACTTGGATAACACCATCTTTCTGATAATAAGGAGTTATTGTTTCTTTTGAAGTACTGTTATTTATTATCTTTTCCAAATTATTTAAGTTGATCTATTTGTTTTGGTTCATGTCCTAATCTGGTGATGGATGATGTATAAATTTTATGGTATTTAATGCATTCTAGTTGTGCTTTCTCTAGATGATTGAGGCTTTAATACATTAGAGTGGGAGTTTCAATTGTTAATGTAGTTACAGCTACTCGTGCAAACACTTTATTCAGTTTTACTTTTTGTTTGCATTGTCAGATTTATTTTGATTGACTTGGTCGGTTTTATTCTTTATTTGAGAACCAACTGAAACTTTTTGATTAGCGATGTTATGAACAAAAGAAAGGAGGAATTGTCTAGGTACGAAAGTATCTGGTTTGATCCCTCAAAAATGTATGGCATCAATGAATTCCAGTACAGATTCTATATCATTTGCAAATGCACTAAGACTCAAATTTTGTAGACATGTATAGTTTACACAGATATGTCATCTACTTTGCTTCCAAGCATCTATGAGTTGTTCCAGCTAAATAGTAATACGTTCGGCAAATTCATCGTCTTATATCCGTTCAATCAATTTGGAATCTTGTCGAGATATTAAGAGAAATGTTTTACTCTGCTAGGATTTGCTGATTGACAATTATGTTAACAACAAATTAACAATtagacaattcaagaaaaacactcaCTAGTAAATAGTAATGCTACCAATCAACCTAACGCATTCTTCTTCCTTCATTGGAGCTTCAGATAGATCAACTATACTTAGAAGAAAATTTAGATCATCGAACTCCCAACCCTTTTTTTGAGGGAGCACAACTGTGTAGACATTATCGCAGAAGTTAAGCAAAGAAATTAAATTTGTCTAAGCACGCCACCTTTCCGACTCACTTGGATATCAATGTGAAAAAAGAGAACTTTTATGTAATCCACAGGAATTTACAAAGCACTATAACCatttgaattcatgttagaaATCCATTTTTCAATCCTTCTTATTATCAGTCTTAATATGGTTACAATAAACAGCAAGCGTTCCCTCTCGTCTCTATAATCCATTTTCCTATGACATTCTTATTATCAATCTAATACGCTGACAGTAAACAacaacctctctctctctctctctctctctctctctctcacatacCTTAACAGGCTGCCGAAACCGCCAAATGGATAGGTCTATACCACAATCAGAATCTCGGGAAATTGTTATCTGGAAAAATAGGTGGACTGTGCGAGAGAACGCTCTCCATAGGTGGTGGTTAAACATCAGCTTCAATCTTCAAGGAAGCTTGAGCGATTTCTAGAGCCTCTTCCACTGAGGATGCATTTTGAAGTTTGGCTTTGTCAACAGAAGGCTGACTCCGTGCAAGTTTCGGAAGCAGCTGGAATTCCTGAAGCGAATCGTGAAATGATCATTAAGAACTGTATCAGTTTCACATAATATATTCTACTAAAGAGAGACGCATGAAATCCAGCTAAAAAATTTGGATACCATAAGACAAAGGTAATCAAGTTTCACTCAAACAATGATGTGATGTCCAAAACGGAGGATTTATGTTATTATAGTATGAGTTTATATATTGTAGTAGCTTAACATTTAGTTCAAAGCCGACAACTTGATAGATGAAACAAGCCAAGTCTTTTGCGCTTTTGACGTCTATGTAGTCTGTGAAAAAACATATACTCCTATATTTTTATCTATAGAGTAACagaaaccatttttttttttttcagaactCCTGGCAGGTGAAACTTACGATCAACTCTACCATTGAACTTCCCTATTTTTTCTGAGCTTCCTTCAACATGTGAGCACATGTAAGACTCCTTCCCGAGATGAAGTATTTATAGTGTACTACTATATGCGTACCCAAATTCCATATACAAGAAAAGATAAGTGACAAGTCCTGTTATATGGTTTAAGTAGAGAATCAAAAATATTAAGGAAAAAAATTGTTCACAGAATCCTAGTGCATGTTAAGCTAAAAGCAGAGATAAACTTTTGTAGACAGAGGTAAGAAATATAGCTACGGTAGGAAACCATTTCTGTTTCACACTATGTCACACAGACCAATGTATTAGTAGTGATATAAATAATCAACCAAGCATATGATACACACGAGTTCACTTTGGTTGCAATTAGCTTAAATTTCTTCTTGCTATAAAACATTTTCATATAAGTCAGGCTTTATATATTATAGATGTTGATTTGAGaagtaatctttttttttttttggggggtagAGAAGTACTCATTTTACTGTCCAATCAAAAGGTGAAAAATTGGACCACTTTCAAAACCCAGAAAATTTCAGGTATAGCACAAATAATCACTTTCCTGGAGAAAAATGAACACAGACGCTTCCTTGAGAAGTCACCTTTTTTTCCACTGTTAGGTTTTTATAGTGATGGTTTAAACTTTAAAGGTCGAGTGAAGGGCAAGGAAAACATTTGACAACTCATTTTCGACAGTTATGCAGCTTGCATGATATACATGTACATAGACCATTACAGATAGCTGCTAAATTTGTTAATTTGATATGTGAACATCCTTGGAAGAGTGCATACCTTAGGACTCCCACTTTCAAGAAGTACCCCCTTCAGCTTACCTGCAAAGATGTATGTTTATATCACTCTTCTTTTGCCTTGTATTTATTAGTGTCACCTTTTTGAAGGTTAACTTCTTAAAAAGATAGGAATGGGGAAGAAACATAAACCTACACAACCGGACGCACACAAAAAGAAGGAATAGAGTGCATACCAGAGTCAATCCAAAATGTTGCAACCTTTGGATCAAAATTCCCAACTTCAACGGCCTCCCCAACTGTTCATAAGATGGTACCATCAATACCAGCTATGGAATTATTTATATATGAAGTTGGACATTAGCAAGAAAAGCAATAAAAATATTCTTACCATTGTCCCCAAAGAATTGCCACCATACTTTCCTAGAACTTCCTTCATATTCAAAAACCCTTGAGTAGAAGTATGGTAAATAGTCATACCTGCATTCAGGAAACAATACAAGATTTAGGAAGATTCGAAGAAAAGAAGCTTATCCTTGATTATGAACTGAACTTGGACGAACTTACGTGTGCGTGTGTGCAGTTAGCAATGATTTAATACAATGCTGTGCAGATTTACGAGCATGGTCGACATGCTCCACTCGTGCAATTCGGTTGTATATCTGGATGGTTAGCATTGGTCAACTCATTagacaaaaatataaaaaaaatgtatgaaGTTAGTAAAAAGATCTAACCTTCAACGGAAATGCTGCAACATCTCCAATGGCAAATATTCCAGGTATGTTTGTACGGAACTGGCCATCCACCTGAATATTTAAATATTGAAGTGTAAGCATTTCTAGGAAAGATCAAGCTCTTACCTTCTGAAGGTATGTGAATAGAAAGAAGCACCGTCAGATTTCTCAGTTTATCCCAGAAACAACACTAGAAGGATTGAAGTTACAGAAGAGTTAATGTCATTTGGCACAATTAATAGATCCTCTTTTAATCCTGGAACCAACTCCTTATTGGTATTACTACAGTCCGTCATAGTCAAACACCAAAAGAGCTCTGATGATCAGGAGTAATAAGCCATATATAACCTTCACACTCTTCAATTGGAAAACGGAATGACATCTTTGGAAAAGGGAAATTTcttttcctcttttctttttcatttttggaTAAGCAGAGGAAACAGACAAATTCAAAGGATTTACATGCATGTATTTGCAACAACACCATAGCTCAAGTATGAGTTGGTGGACTTTGCTCTGAACATGAATAGTTTCAAATCGTGGAATGGGAACAAACTCACTGCCCACTCTTGAATGCATTAGACCATGCCTACTTTCAGATGTAGTTAAGAGTTCTTGTAGACCTAGACCATACAATTAATATACTTCATGGAACCTTAGCTAAGCAGATAAAAGAAAATACATGTAAGGACATAAATCTGAATCTTAATAGAATCATCATCTAGAGTGACATCCTGTCCAGAACTGATTAAACCGAAAATAAACTTTaaggtaaaaaattattttgatTCACCCTTCCAACTAATATCATGTTTAGGTGGATGATCATAACCAATTTGCAGTTAGGAGAGTGGTTTATCCATAAGTTCTGACTATATTTGGGAGGACCCCAATTTGAGAAATCCAAATGAAGAGATAAATAGAGTATAACCTCAACTCCACCAACAGTATTGTTTAAGCCAACCATGTCAAATGGACTGACAGCAGGTTTTGCTCCAATACCAATAACAACCTGCAAATTCATAAAAAATGAAATGACTTTAGTACTTCAACTTTTTATCTGCAC carries:
- the LOC132637077 gene encoding probable F-box protein At1g65740; the protein is NRAEVWVFDIAGPSITKPVVEPHRLVILDHPIFCKPFNRYLVEISNALFIVTRSFGEKEKTNPDAPNGIGCYYTAKFKVYQLDVSKSTLNEVITLGESSVFLGRSGSMSIDSSRFTGVKPNRIYFIDDMMDQYRFCEGGGGGRDMGAYNLEDGSFESFYPGLSLSPICRPTWITPSF